The Cytophagia bacterium CHB2 genome has a segment encoding these proteins:
- a CDS encoding F0F1 ATP synthase subunit A, with amino-acid sequence VALGAFGVLPLLFVIAFTGLELLVALLQAYVFAVLSCIYLNDALHLH; translated from the coding sequence GTGGCGCTGGGCGCTTTTGGCGTGCTGCCGCTATTATTCGTCATCGCCTTTACCGGCCTGGAATTGCTGGTGGCGTTGCTGCAAGCCTACGTGTTCGCCGTTCTGTCCTGCATCTACCTTAATGATGCCTTGCATCTGCAC